Proteins encoded within one genomic window of Ptiloglossa arizonensis isolate GNS036 chromosome 3, iyPtiAriz1_principal, whole genome shotgun sequence:
- the Pgrp-s3 gene encoding peptidoglycan recognition protein S3 isoform X1, which translates to MKKKICTFFSLVFYICVTAEDENCPTIIKRNQWHNKPVTNVNYLILPIPYVIIHHTVTPGCDTKLKCTSRVESIYSHHVNDFGWSDIGYSFLIGGDGNVYEGCSWNQEGAHTYGYNKKSIGIAFIGNFQENFASDKMLEAAHKLILCGKSQGILRENVRVLGARQVGSTASPGLELFNQIQNWPEWTSQP; encoded by the exons atgaagaaaaaaatatgtacCTTTTTTTCTCTTGTGTTTTATATCTGTGTTACTG CTGAGGATGAAAATTGCCCTACAATTATTAAACGAAACCAATGGCATAATAAACCAGTAACAAACGTGAATTACTTGATTCTTCCCATTCCTTATGTTATAATTCATCATACAGTTACTCCAGGCTGTGATACCAAGCTTAAATGTACTTCCAGAGTTGAAAGTATTTATTCTCATCACGTAAATGATTTTGGATGGTCGGACATCGGATATTC ATTCTTAATTGGTGGTGATGGAAATGTGTATGAAGGATGCAGCTGGAATCAAGAAGGTGCTCATACGTAtggatataataaaaaatccaTTGGAATTGCTTTCATAGGAAATTTTCAAg aaaacttTGCAAGTGACAAAATGCTGGAAGCAGCACACAAATTAATTCTTTGTGGCAAATCACAAGGAATACTTAGAGAAAATGTTCGTGTATTAGGAGCCCGACAAGTTGGGAGTACTGCAAGTCCTGGACTTGAACTCTTTAATCAGATTCAAAACTGGCCAGAATGGACTTCTCAACCTTAG
- the Pgrp-s3 gene encoding peptidoglycan recognition protein S3 isoform X2, with translation MKKKICTFFSLVFYICVTVTPGCDTKLKCTSRVESIYSHHVNDFGWSDIGYSFLIGGDGNVYEGCSWNQEGAHTYGYNKKSIGIAFIGNFQENFASDKMLEAAHKLILCGKSQGILRENVRVLGARQVGSTASPGLELFNQIQNWPEWTSQP, from the exons atgaagaaaaaaatatgtacCTTTTTTTCTCTTGTGTTTTATATCTGTGTTACTG TTACTCCAGGCTGTGATACCAAGCTTAAATGTACTTCCAGAGTTGAAAGTATTTATTCTCATCACGTAAATGATTTTGGATGGTCGGACATCGGATATTC ATTCTTAATTGGTGGTGATGGAAATGTGTATGAAGGATGCAGCTGGAATCAAGAAGGTGCTCATACGTAtggatataataaaaaatccaTTGGAATTGCTTTCATAGGAAATTTTCAAg aaaacttTGCAAGTGACAAAATGCTGGAAGCAGCACACAAATTAATTCTTTGTGGCAAATCACAAGGAATACTTAGAGAAAATGTTCGTGTATTAGGAGCCCGACAAGTTGGGAGTACTGCAAGTCCTGGACTTGAACTCTTTAATCAGATTCAAAACTGGCCAGAATGGACTTCTCAACCTTAG
- the Rcd5 gene encoding microspherule protein Rcd5, with product MDIPTPSSLNHGFSHGNDGFLNIPIESTNLDPLSTKRRSSSRTIKRRKFDDELVETTFNLQPPATSAKSASRSRTVSISTTPMECVPQQNIPSPIPISANVSQSDRCNRRANRPGGSNAPGRKNKKNKNHSHSVNATKDLGRWKPTDDLALITGVQQTNDLRMVHRGTKFSCRFTLQEIQQRWYALLYDSAVSRVAVQAMRNLHPELIASVQARTLYSKAEEDLLGTIKSTSQPTLEVFQELFEANAHTFYSARTAKALLGHWQLMKQYHLLPDQTAQSLPRGEHVLNFSDAEEMINDTELLEQKDEFVDAELITADRRNKREIKVLENELCRWQVLVDSVTGVNPPDFDNQTLAILRGRLVRYLMRSREITVGRSTKDHNVDVDLTLEGPAWKVSRRQGTIRLRNNGDFFLSSEGKRPIFVDSRPILAGNKMKLNNNSVIEIAGLRFIFLINQELISVIRQEAVKLNLKP from the exons ATGGATATTCCAACTCCTTCAAGTCTAAATCATGGATTTTCCCACGGTAATGATGGATTTTTAAACATACCCATTGAATCCACAAATTTGGATCCGTTGTCTACAAAACGTAGAAG CTCATCACGCACAATAAAACGCAGAAAGTTTGATGATGAGCTTGTTGAAACAACATTTAACTTACAACCACCAGCTACAAGTGCAAAGTCTGCCTCCAGATCTAGAACTGTCTCAATTTCTACTACTCCAATGGAATGTGTTCCACAACAAAATATACCAAGTCCTATTCCAATTTCTGCGAATGTTTCTCAATCAGATAGATGTAATCGACGAGCAAATAGACCAGGTGGGTCAAATGCACCTGGAAGAAAAaacaagaagaataaaaatcatTCACATTCTGTGAATGCTACAAAAGATCTAGGAAGATGGAAACCTACAGATGATTTGGCATTAATCACTGGTGTACAGCAAACAAATGATTTAAGAATG GTCCACAGAGGTACAAAATTCTCTTGCCGTTTTACATTACAAGAAATACAGCAAAGATGGTATGCTCTACTATATGATAGTGCTGTTTCAAGAGTAGCAGTGCAAGCTATGCGTAATTTACATCCAGAATTAATTGCCAGTGTACAAGCCAGAACTTTATATAGTAAAGCAGAAGAAGATCTCCTTGGGACTATAAAATCG ACTTCTCAACCAACATTGGAAGTATTTCAGGAACTTTTTGAagcaaatgcacatacattttatTCTGCTAGAACTGCAAAAGCTTTGTTAGGCCATTGGCAATTAATGAAACAGTATCATCTTCTTCCTGATCAAACTGCACAAAGTTTGCCACGAGGTGAACATGTTCTTAATTTTTCTGATGCAGAAGAAATGATCAACGATACAGAATTACTTGAACAAAAAGATGAGTTTGTAGATGCAGAACTTATTACAGCAGATAGGAGAAATAAGAGAGAGATAAAAGTATTAGAAAATGAATTATGTAGATGGCAGGTTCTGGTTGACAGTGTAACAGGAGTAAATCCGCCAGATTTTGACAACCAAACTTTGGCAATACTTAGAGGAAGACTTGTTAGATATTTAATGAGATCACGAGAG ATTACTGTAGGTCGTTCAACAAAAGATCACAACGTGGATGTAGATTTGACATTGGAAGGACCAGCCTGGAAAGTGTCACGAAGACAAGGAACTATTCGTTTAAGAAATAATGGagattttttcctttcttcagAAGGGAAGCGACCAATTTTTGTAGACAGTAGGCCGATTCTTGCTGGAAATAAAATGAAGCTTAACAATAATAGTGTAATTgag ATTGCAGGACTCaggtttatatttttaataaatcagGAACTTATTTCAGTCATACGTCAGGAAGCAGTTAAATtgaatttgaagccatga